The following coding sequences lie in one Arachis ipaensis cultivar K30076 chromosome B03, Araip1.1, whole genome shotgun sequence genomic window:
- the LOC107632956 gene encoding uncharacterized protein LOC107632956, protein MVTFQAYAVGQVEINFGPNEEEEIMAEKDEKDESDEEEEGSNGSEDEDYTPKGGEDDSSDSWSFDSRNGYCSEDSAVEVVFGDGDDDKEGAEGLVDVNIRVGDRFEAGTTETQTDAAKESISDNDKGKEKIAAGLGDEEEGYESEDFLDMPIIDDDDEDDNNVFKKYPLHKQLKDMSEYKWEVGTLYVSREEFKDCATAYAVHTGRGLRFDKVDLRRVKVTCMEGCNWFAYCGKMKNEQTWQLTRCHNKHSCSRELKIGIMHAKWLSKVFIKNIAENPKIKLSTLMKKAYSKWNVELTKSKAARVKQFALDELQGTYIEQYRRLYDYCHELLRSNPGSTVKLQVERPPEFASERPKPGVDLRPKFQRLYVCVDACKKSFMVCRPIICLDGCFIKTPYGDQLLTAIGWDPNDQILPIAYAVVEAETKDTWTWFLTNLCDEFGYEKIRSCTFMSDQQKGLVPTFDELIPGVDHRFYVRHLYSNFRKRFPGLQLKLMMWNAAKATYLQECDRRMTEIQNVDNGAYNHLMEIPTKYWCRHKFGTWSKCDTLVNNMCEVFNSVIVDAREKPIVSMLKDIRVYIMRRWADNRDRIIEYPREVLPRIRIKVEKQANASGKWVSTYAGRDKYEVTSIHGGKEKFVVDLKNHKCSCRKFQLSGIPCAHVMTCIRKMCFNVNNFVAICYKKATYSECYQHVVYPLNGPNL, encoded by the exons ATGGTAACATTTCAGGCCTATGCAGTTGGACAAGTAGAGATAAATTTTGGCCCAAATGAGGAGGAAGAAATTATGGCTGAGAAAGATGAAAAAGATGAATCAGATGAGGAAGAAGAGGGTAGTAATGGCAGTGAGGACGAGGACTATACTCCCAAGGGTGGTGAAGATGATAGTAGTGATTCATGGAGTTTTGATTCCAGAAATGGTTATTGCTCAGAAGATAGTGCTGTTGAGGTTGTGTTTGGTGACGGTGATGATGACAAGGAAGGGGCTGAGGGGTTAGTAGATGTCAACATCAGGGTAGGGGATAGATTCGAGGCTGGCACAACTGAAACCCAAACAGATGCAGCAAAAGAGAGTATAAGTGACAATGACAAAGGTAAGGAGAAGATTGCTGCAGGTTTAGGGGATGAGGAAGAAGGATATGAATCTGAAGATTTTCTGGATATGCCtattattgatgatgatgatgaggatgataatAATGTTTTCAAGAAGTATCCGTTGCACAAGCAGCTAAAGGACATGAGTGAGTACAAGTGGGAGGTTGGAACTCTTTATGTATCAAGAGAGGAGTTTAAGGATTGTGCTACTGCCTATGCTGTACATACTGGCAGGGGTTTGAGGTTTGATAAGGTTGACCTTCGGAGAGTGAAGGTTACTTGCATGGAGGGTTGCAACTGGTTTGCATACTGTGGGAAGATGAAGAATGAGCAAACATGGCAATTAACCCGCTGCCACAACAAGCATAGTTGTTCTAGAGAGTTGAAAATTGGGATTATGCATGCAAAATGGTTGAGCAAGGTGTTTATAAAAAATATTGCTGAGAATCCAAAGATAAAGCTCTCCACACTAATGAAGAAAGCATACAGCAAGTGGAATGTAGAGCTGACTAAGTCTAAAGCTGCCCGGGTTAAACAGTTTGCACTTGATGAGTTACAAGGAACGTACATAGAGCAATATCGGAGACTCTATGACTACTGTCATGAATTACTGAGGTCTAACCCGGGTTCTACAGTGAAGTTGCAAGTGGAGAGACCACCTGAGTTTGCTTCTGAGAGACCAAAACCTGGTGTGGATCTAAGGCCAAAGTTTCAAAGACTCTATGTGTGCGTTGATGCTTGCAAGAAGAGTTTTATGGTTTGCAGACCAATAATTTGCCTTGACGGGTGCTTCATCAAGACACCATATGGAGATCAACTTCTCACGGCTATTGGCTGGGACCCGAACGACCAGATATTGCCAATAGCCTATGCAGTGGTTGAAGCAGAGACGAAGGACACATGGACCTGGTTTCTTACCAATCTGTGTGATGAATTTGGCTATGAGAAGATAAGGAGCTGCACCTTCATGTCTGACCAACAGAAG ggtttagttccAACCTTCGATGAGCTCATTCCCGGAGTGGATCATAGATTCTATGTTAGACATCTTTACAGCAATTTCAGGAAGAGATTCCCAGGGCTGCAACTAAAACTGATGATGTGGAATGCTGCAAAGGCTACTTATTTACAAGAGTGTGATAGGAGGATGACTGAAATCCAAAATGTTGATAATGGAGCCTACAACCACCTGATGGAGATACCAACCAAATATTGGTGCCGGCACAAGTTTGGGACTTGGTCTAAGTGTGATACCTTGGTAAACAATATGTGTGAAGTATTTAACTCTGTGATTGTGGATGCCAGAGAGAAACCAATAGTCAGCATGCTTAAAGACATCAGAGTATACATAATGAGGCGTTGGGCTGATAATAGGGATCGGATAATTGAATACCCAAGAGAGGTGTTGCCCCGTATCAGGATTAAGGTTGAAAAACAAGCTAATGCAAGTGGTAAGTGGGTCAGCACGTATGCTGGTCGTGACAAATATGAGGTAACTAGTATCCATGGAGGCAAAGAGAAGTTCGTTGTTGATTTGAAGAATCACAAGTGTTCGTGCAGGAAGTTTCAGCTGTCCGGAATCCCCTGTGCTCATGTAATGACCTGCATTAGGAAGATGTGCTTCAATGTGAACAACTTTGTTGCAATCTGTTACAAGAAAGCAACTTATTCTGAGTGCTACCAACATGTGGTATATCCCTTGAATGGGCCCAACCTGTAG
- the LOC107630320 gene encoding protein CASP isoform X2 encodes MKVELEEFRTEATHLKNQQATIRRLEERNRQLEQQMEEKVKEIVEIKQRSLAEENQKTLEVLKEREQLLQDQLQSAKESVSNMQKLHELAQNQLFELRAQSEEERAAKQSEVNLLMDEVDRAQTMLFSLEREKGVLRSQLQTANENTEMRNRDNLDSNSALENSLIAKEKLISELNMELHNIETTLSKEREEHMNDIKKFTAMLNEKEATLEAMKRDLQARPTEKMVDDLRKKVKILQAVGYNSIEAEDWEVATSGEEMSKMESLLLDKNRKMEHELTQLKVKLSEKSSSLETAQEKIKEFTEKINEQQKLIQKLEDDISKGYSSNPKYHKGTFLDDWDLSEAGRGEVSESSDQRHVSVDQDQNTMLKVICNQRDRFRARLRETEEEIRQLKEKIGALMVELEKTKADNVKLYGKIRYVHDYNTEKVVSRGSKKYAEDLESGFTSDVESKYRKIYEDDINPFAAFSKRERDQRYKELGFRDRITLSSGRFLLGNKYARTFAFFYTIGLHVLVFTCLYRMSALSHLSHGSEESLIGDKNIDLPRGH; translated from the exons ATGAAAGTTGAGCTTGAGGAATTCAGAACAGAGGCAACTCACTTGAAGAATCAGCAGGCCACAATACGAAGGCTTGAAGAGCGAAATCGGCAATTGGAGCAGCAG ATggaagagaaagtaaaagaaATTGTGGAGATCAAGCAACGCAGTCTAGCGGAAGAGAACCAGAAAACATTAGAAGTTTTAAAAGAAAG GGAACAGTTATTGCAAGATCAGCTGCAGAGTGCTAAAGAAAGTGTTTCCAATATGCAGAAACTACATGAACTTGCCCAAAATCAGCTGTTTGAACTCCGTGCTCAATCTG AGGAAGAGAGGGCAGCTAAGCAATCAGAGGTTAATCTCCTCATGGATGAGGTTGACCGAGCACAAACAATGctttttagtttagagagagagaaG GGGGTTCTCCGATCCCAGTTACAAACAGCAAATGAAAATACAGAAATGAGGAATAG AGATAATTTGGACTCAAATAGTGCACTTGAAAACTCTTTAATTGCCAAAGAGAAGTTAATATCTGAATTGAACATGGAGCTACACAATATTGAAACAACCTTGTCAAAAGAACGAGAAGAGCACATGAATGACATAAAGAAATTTACTGCAATGCTCAACGAAAAG GAAGCTACTCTGGAGGCAATGAAGAGAGATCTTCAGGCAAGGCCAACAGAAAAGATGGTTGATGATTTGCGTAAGAAAGTGAAGATTTTGCAG GCAGTGGGTTATAATTCAATTGAGGCTGAAGACTGGGAAGTGGCTACCAGTGGGGAGGAGATGAGCAAGATGGAATCTCTTCTTCTTGATAAGAACCGTAAAATGGAACATGAGCTAACACAGTTGAAG GTCAAACTTTCAGAGAAATCATCTTCACTAGAGACGGCACAAGAGAAGATAAAAGAATTTACGGAAAAGATTAATGAACAACAAAAACTGATACAGAAGTTGGAAGATGATATTTCGAAG GGTTATAGTTCCAATCCAAAATATCATAAAGGAACTTTCCTCGATGATTGGGATCTATCAGAGGCTGGACGGGGGGAGGTGTCTGAG AGTTCAGATCAAAGACATGTATCCGTAGACCAAGATCAGAACACAATGCTTAAAGTGATCTGTAATCAAAGAGATCGATTTAGAGCACGCTTACGAGAGACAGAAGAG GAAATAAGGCAGTTGAAGGAGAAGATTGGGGCATTAATGGTGGAGCTGGAAAAGACGAAAGCAGATAATGTCAAATTATATGGGAAGATTCGTTATGTTCATGATTACAATACTGAGAAAGTGGTTTCCAGGGGTTCTAAGAAG TATGCAGAAGACCTTGAAAGTGGTTTCACTTCAGATGTTGAATCTAAATACAGGAAGATATACGAGGATGATATAAATCCCTTTGCTGCATTCTCAAAAAGA GAAAGGGATCAAAGATACAAGGAGCTGGGATTCAGGGACAGAATTACACTCAGCAGTGGACGCTTTCTTCTTGGTAACAA GTATGCCCGGACTTTTGCATTCTTTTACACCATTGGATTGCATGTATTAGTCTTCACCTGTCTTTATCGAATGTCAGCTTTGAGCCATCTAAG CCATGGCTCAGAGGAATCCCTGATTGGAGACAAAAACATTGATCTTCCACGCGGACACTAA
- the LOC107630320 gene encoding protein CASP isoform X1, with translation MEGAPLQGGSQRGNKANSPISVVSAFWKDFDLEKEKSILDEQGLRIAENQENSQKNRRKLAESTRDFKKAPTEEKLGLFNTLLKGYQEEVDNLTKRAKFGENAFLNIYQKIYEAPDPYPSIASVAEQDLKLSELESENRKMKVELEEFRTEATHLKNQQATIRRLEERNRQLEQQMEEKVKEIVEIKQRSLAEENQKTLEVLKEREQLLQDQLQSAKESVSNMQKLHELAQNQLFELRAQSEEERAAKQSEVNLLMDEVDRAQTMLFSLEREKGVLRSQLQTANENTEMRNRDNLDSNSALENSLIAKEKLISELNMELHNIETTLSKEREEHMNDIKKFTAMLNEKEATLEAMKRDLQARPTEKMVDDLRKKVKILQAVGYNSIEAEDWEVATSGEEMSKMESLLLDKNRKMEHELTQLKVKLSEKSSSLETAQEKIKEFTEKINEQQKLIQKLEDDISKGYSSNPKYHKGTFLDDWDLSEAGRGEVSESSDQRHVSVDQDQNTMLKVICNQRDRFRARLRETEEEIRQLKEKIGALMVELEKTKADNVKLYGKIRYVHDYNTEKVVSRGSKKYAEDLESGFTSDVESKYRKIYEDDINPFAAFSKRERDQRYKELGFRDRITLSSGRFLLGNKYARTFAFFYTIGLHVLVFTCLYRMSALSHLSHGSEESLIGDKNIDLPRGH, from the exons ATGGAGGGTGCACCTCTGCAAGGTGGATCTCAGAGAGGAAATAAAGCCAACTCTCCAATCTCCGTCGTCTCCGCCTTCTGGAAAG ATTTTGACTTGGAAAAGGAGAAATCGATTTTGGATGAACAAGGGCTTCGTATTGCTGAAAACCAGGAAAACAGTCAGAAAAATAGGCGTAAGCTTGCGGAAAGCACTAGAG ATTTTAAGAAAGCTCCAACTGAGGAGAAATTGGGTTTGTTTAATACATTGCTTAAGGGCTACCAAGAAGAGGTTGATAATCTTACAAAGAGAGCAAAGTTTGGAGAAAATGCTTTCCTTAACATCTATCAAAAGATCTATGAAGCTCCTGATCCTTACCCATCTATTGCATCAGTTGCT GAGCAAGATCTCAAACTGTCTGAGCTAGAATCTGAGAACCGAAAAATGAAAGTTGAGCTTGAGGAATTCAGAACAGAGGCAACTCACTTGAAGAATCAGCAGGCCACAATACGAAGGCTTGAAGAGCGAAATCGGCAATTGGAGCAGCAG ATggaagagaaagtaaaagaaATTGTGGAGATCAAGCAACGCAGTCTAGCGGAAGAGAACCAGAAAACATTAGAAGTTTTAAAAGAAAG GGAACAGTTATTGCAAGATCAGCTGCAGAGTGCTAAAGAAAGTGTTTCCAATATGCAGAAACTACATGAACTTGCCCAAAATCAGCTGTTTGAACTCCGTGCTCAATCTG AGGAAGAGAGGGCAGCTAAGCAATCAGAGGTTAATCTCCTCATGGATGAGGTTGACCGAGCACAAACAATGctttttagtttagagagagagaaG GGGGTTCTCCGATCCCAGTTACAAACAGCAAATGAAAATACAGAAATGAGGAATAG AGATAATTTGGACTCAAATAGTGCACTTGAAAACTCTTTAATTGCCAAAGAGAAGTTAATATCTGAATTGAACATGGAGCTACACAATATTGAAACAACCTTGTCAAAAGAACGAGAAGAGCACATGAATGACATAAAGAAATTTACTGCAATGCTCAACGAAAAG GAAGCTACTCTGGAGGCAATGAAGAGAGATCTTCAGGCAAGGCCAACAGAAAAGATGGTTGATGATTTGCGTAAGAAAGTGAAGATTTTGCAG GCAGTGGGTTATAATTCAATTGAGGCTGAAGACTGGGAAGTGGCTACCAGTGGGGAGGAGATGAGCAAGATGGAATCTCTTCTTCTTGATAAGAACCGTAAAATGGAACATGAGCTAACACAGTTGAAG GTCAAACTTTCAGAGAAATCATCTTCACTAGAGACGGCACAAGAGAAGATAAAAGAATTTACGGAAAAGATTAATGAACAACAAAAACTGATACAGAAGTTGGAAGATGATATTTCGAAG GGTTATAGTTCCAATCCAAAATATCATAAAGGAACTTTCCTCGATGATTGGGATCTATCAGAGGCTGGACGGGGGGAGGTGTCTGAG AGTTCAGATCAAAGACATGTATCCGTAGACCAAGATCAGAACACAATGCTTAAAGTGATCTGTAATCAAAGAGATCGATTTAGAGCACGCTTACGAGAGACAGAAGAG GAAATAAGGCAGTTGAAGGAGAAGATTGGGGCATTAATGGTGGAGCTGGAAAAGACGAAAGCAGATAATGTCAAATTATATGGGAAGATTCGTTATGTTCATGATTACAATACTGAGAAAGTGGTTTCCAGGGGTTCTAAGAAG TATGCAGAAGACCTTGAAAGTGGTTTCACTTCAGATGTTGAATCTAAATACAGGAAGATATACGAGGATGATATAAATCCCTTTGCTGCATTCTCAAAAAGA GAAAGGGATCAAAGATACAAGGAGCTGGGATTCAGGGACAGAATTACACTCAGCAGTGGACGCTTTCTTCTTGGTAACAA GTATGCCCGGACTTTTGCATTCTTTTACACCATTGGATTGCATGTATTAGTCTTCACCTGTCTTTATCGAATGTCAGCTTTGAGCCATCTAAG CCATGGCTCAGAGGAATCCCTGATTGGAGACAAAAACATTGATCTTCCACGCGGACACTAA